A DNA window from Microbacterium sp. CGR2 contains the following coding sequences:
- a CDS encoding TatD family hydrolase gives MAETYVRERSGDGRKDLKYPAAPEPLAVPVYDNHAHLEILDGDEPLSLTEQLDRAQAVGIAGVVQASGDVESSRWAVEAAASDPRVLAAVAIHPNDAPTYAEEGRLDEALTVIDELAAHPRTRAIGETGLDFFRTEPDRQGPQFESFEAHIGLAKKHGIAMQIHDREAHGAVLETLVRVGAPEKTVFHCFSGDDAMARTCADAGYYLSFAGNVTFKNAQNLRDALAVTPLDRILVETDAPFLTPVPLRGRPNAPYLVPITVRFMAAELGLEVDELCARIAANTLRVYGAFAD, from the coding sequence ATGGCTGAGACCTATGTACGCGAGCGCTCGGGCGACGGCCGCAAGGACCTGAAGTACCCGGCTGCTCCGGAGCCGCTCGCGGTGCCGGTCTACGACAACCACGCGCACCTGGAGATCCTCGACGGCGACGAGCCGCTGTCGCTCACCGAGCAGCTCGACCGCGCTCAGGCCGTGGGCATCGCCGGGGTCGTCCAGGCGTCAGGGGATGTCGAGTCGTCGCGCTGGGCGGTCGAGGCCGCGGCATCCGATCCCCGAGTTCTGGCGGCTGTGGCGATCCATCCGAACGATGCTCCGACCTACGCGGAGGAGGGGCGCCTCGATGAGGCGTTGACCGTGATCGATGAACTCGCGGCGCATCCGCGCACGCGAGCGATCGGCGAGACCGGTCTGGACTTCTTCCGCACCGAACCCGACCGCCAGGGTCCGCAGTTCGAGTCGTTCGAAGCGCACATCGGGTTGGCCAAGAAGCACGGCATCGCCATGCAGATCCACGATCGTGAGGCACACGGTGCCGTCTTGGAGACCCTCGTCCGCGTGGGCGCCCCCGAGAAGACGGTGTTCCATTGCTTCTCCGGCGACGACGCGATGGCGAGGACGTGCGCGGATGCCGGGTACTACCTGTCGTTTGCAGGCAACGTCACGTTCAAGAACGCTCAGAATCTGCGCGATGCGCTGGCGGTGACGCCCCTCGACCGCATCCTCGTCGAGACCGACGCCCCGTTCCTCACGCCGGTGCCGTTGCGCGGGCGCCCGAACGCGCCCTATCTCGTGCCGATCACCGTGCGGTTCATGGCCGCCGAGCTCGGGCTCGAGGTCGACGAGCTCTGCGCCCGGATCGCAGCCAACACGCTGCGCGTCTACGGAGCCTTCGCCGACTGA
- a CDS encoding 4-(cytidine 5'-diphospho)-2-C-methyl-D-erythritol kinase, whose translation MSVAASAESVHVRAPGKINVYLGVGARHDDGYHALATVFQAVSLYEDVVARHSDDFSLSVSGLDDVSAVPLDDRNLAMRAAKLLATATEHTGGVDLEIRKSVPVAGGMGGGSADAAAALVACDALWGTGLSPARLHDLAARLGADVPFALHGGTAVGTGRGDQLNPALARGRFDWVLVTSDQGLSTPVVYQQLDALRDEGGALADEPPLSLDVPIPVLQALRSGDALQLAEALHNDLQAAAVFERPDLEETIQQGIGAGALQGIVSGSGPTVALLCPDPETAQDVQSSLRAAGLDPLHVHGAVPGARILG comes from the coding sequence ATGAGCGTCGCCGCCTCCGCCGAGTCCGTGCACGTGCGTGCGCCGGGGAAGATCAACGTCTACCTCGGGGTCGGCGCGCGGCACGACGACGGCTATCACGCGCTGGCGACGGTGTTCCAAGCGGTCTCTCTGTATGAAGACGTCGTCGCGCGGCACTCGGACGACTTCTCGCTGTCGGTGTCGGGTCTCGACGACGTGAGCGCCGTCCCGCTCGATGACCGGAACCTCGCCATGCGCGCGGCCAAGCTCCTCGCGACGGCCACGGAGCACACCGGGGGCGTCGATCTCGAGATCCGCAAGAGCGTGCCGGTCGCCGGCGGCATGGGCGGCGGATCGGCGGATGCCGCGGCCGCTCTCGTCGCCTGCGACGCGCTCTGGGGGACCGGTCTGTCGCCGGCGCGTCTGCACGACCTCGCCGCACGCCTGGGAGCCGATGTCCCGTTCGCGCTGCACGGCGGAACGGCGGTCGGAACGGGACGGGGCGATCAGTTGAATCCGGCGCTCGCACGCGGGCGATTCGACTGGGTCCTCGTGACGAGCGATCAGGGGTTGTCGACCCCGGTCGTCTACCAGCAGCTGGACGCGCTGCGCGACGAGGGCGGCGCGCTCGCCGACGAGCCGCCACTGTCGCTCGATGTCCCCATCCCCGTGCTGCAGGCCCTGCGCTCGGGTGATGCACTGCAACTCGCCGAGGCGCTGCACAACGATCTGCAGGCCGCGGCGGTGTTCGAACGCCCTGATCTCGAGGAGACGATCCAGCAGGGCATCGGTGCCGGCGCGCTGCAGGGGATCGTCTCGGGATCCGGCCCCACCGTCGCTCTTCTCTGCCCGGATCCGGAGACAGCACAGGACGTGCAGTCGTCGCTGCGCGCGGCAGGTCTCGATCCGCTGCATGTGCACGGCGCCGTGCCCGGCGCCCGCATTCTCGGCTGA
- a CDS encoding LacI family DNA-binding transcriptional regulator, with protein sequence MSTASERARMPSIRDVARLAGVSHQTVSRVLNDHPSIRPETKAKVLDAISVLDYRPNLAARALVTSKSNVLGILSATIGEFGPTSSIAGIEDAAREEGYSVSTLNLADTTPEAIGNAVRQLAREQVDGIVVLAPQVRVFHVLRGMSPDIPFVNLQTASGSDGVSLSADQVAGARAATEHLISLGHSDILHLAGPQDWIEAESRMRGYLDGLREADLPTFPPIRGDWTADFGYFAGQELSRRRDFTAVFAANDLMAIGLMHGFRDAGVRVSHDVSVIGFDDIPVAAHVAPTLSTVHQDFPELGRRAVRILLAQIRGEGVPDFGPLQTILRARESAASR encoded by the coding sequence ATGTCCACCGCCTCCGAGCGTGCCCGTATGCCGAGCATCCGCGATGTCGCGCGCTTGGCCGGTGTCTCCCATCAGACCGTCTCCCGGGTGCTGAACGATCACCCGAGCATCCGTCCTGAGACGAAGGCCAAGGTGCTCGACGCGATCTCCGTGCTCGACTATCGGCCGAACCTCGCCGCACGCGCGCTGGTCACGAGCAAGTCGAACGTCCTCGGCATCCTCTCGGCGACGATCGGGGAGTTCGGCCCGACGTCGTCGATCGCCGGCATCGAGGATGCCGCCCGCGAGGAGGGGTACTCGGTCTCGACCCTGAATCTCGCGGACACGACGCCGGAGGCGATCGGCAACGCGGTGCGCCAGCTGGCTCGCGAGCAGGTGGACGGCATCGTCGTACTCGCCCCGCAGGTGCGCGTGTTCCATGTCCTTCGCGGCATGTCTCCCGACATCCCGTTCGTCAACCTGCAGACGGCTTCCGGGTCTGACGGAGTGAGTCTCTCCGCCGACCAGGTCGCCGGGGCCAGGGCGGCGACGGAGCACCTGATCTCCCTGGGGCACAGCGACATCCTGCATCTGGCCGGGCCGCAGGACTGGATCGAAGCCGAGTCGCGGATGCGTGGCTACCTTGACGGACTTCGCGAGGCGGATCTCCCCACCTTCCCGCCGATCCGCGGGGACTGGACGGCCGACTTCGGCTACTTCGCCGGTCAGGAGCTCTCGCGCCGCCGAGACTTCACTGCGGTCTTCGCCGCGAACGACCTCATGGCCATCGGGCTGATGCACGGCTTCCGCGATGCCGGCGTCCGGGTGTCGCACGATGTGAGCGTGATCGGCTTCGACGACATCCCGGTGGCCGCACACGTCGCGCCCACGCTGAGCACCGTGCATCAGGACTTTCCTGAGCTCGGTCGCCGTGCCGTGCGCATCCTTCTCGCGCAGATCCGGGGCGAGGGTGTGCCCGACTTCGGTCCGCTGCAGACCATTCTTCGGGCGCGCGAGTCCGCTGCATCACGGTAG
- a CDS encoding MFS transporter — translation MPSLGELVAPRRMGRDFRWLLASSWTSNVGDGVALAAAPLLIASMTSSPMLVASGAILQFLPWLLFGLHAGAIADRFDRRRLVMFANGARAVVLAALCVFLVTGTANIWIVLAVAFLYGTAEVFVDTAGSTLLPMLVKPDDLGIGNARLQAGYLVANQFAGPPLGAFLFAAGTAWPFLLEVLCVGLAVVLISRMAKTPVPPRETDVHPPVHTDIAEGLRWLWRNPPVRMLVIIILVFNITWAAPWGVLVLYATDYLDMGAVGYGALTTASAAGGILATLSFGWLERHVSFATLMRVVLSLEVLMHLSFALTTTGWVALVIMFFFGAYAFIWGTISTTVRQRLVPAELQGRVASVNMVGVFGGMVIGQALGGVIAEIWGLTAPWWFAFGGAAITLLLVWKPISQIVSQSAKAP, via the coding sequence ATGCCCTCCCTCGGTGAACTCGTCGCGCCTCGCCGCATGGGCAGAGATTTCCGGTGGCTGCTCGCGTCCTCCTGGACGAGCAACGTGGGCGATGGCGTCGCCTTGGCCGCCGCGCCGCTGCTGATCGCGTCGATGACGTCGTCACCGATGCTCGTGGCGTCCGGGGCCATCCTGCAGTTCCTGCCATGGCTGTTGTTCGGCCTGCACGCGGGGGCGATCGCCGACCGCTTCGACCGCCGCCGCCTGGTGATGTTCGCCAACGGCGCGCGGGCGGTGGTGCTCGCCGCCCTGTGCGTGTTCCTCGTCACGGGCACCGCCAACATCTGGATCGTCCTCGCCGTCGCCTTCCTCTACGGCACCGCGGAGGTCTTCGTCGATACAGCGGGCAGCACGCTGCTGCCGATGCTGGTGAAGCCGGATGACCTCGGCATCGGCAACGCGCGCCTGCAGGCCGGCTACCTGGTGGCGAACCAGTTCGCCGGTCCGCCGCTGGGTGCCTTCCTGTTCGCGGCCGGCACGGCCTGGCCGTTCCTCCTCGAAGTGCTGTGCGTCGGACTCGCCGTGGTGCTCATCTCGCGAATGGCGAAGACGCCGGTGCCGCCGCGCGAGACCGACGTGCACCCACCCGTGCACACCGACATCGCGGAAGGGCTGCGATGGTTGTGGCGAAACCCGCCGGTGCGGATGCTCGTCATCATCATCCTGGTGTTCAACATCACCTGGGCGGCCCCCTGGGGCGTCCTCGTCCTCTACGCGACGGACTACCTGGACATGGGAGCCGTCGGATACGGGGCGCTCACGACGGCCTCCGCCGCCGGCGGCATCCTCGCCACCCTCAGCTTCGGCTGGCTCGAACGGCACGTCTCATTCGCCACCCTCATGCGCGTGGTGCTTTCTCTCGAAGTGCTCATGCACCTCTCCTTCGCCCTCACCACCACCGGCTGGGTCGCGCTCGTGATCATGTTCTTCTTCGGCGCCTACGCGTTCATCTGGGGCACGATCTCGACGACCGTGCGCCAACGACTCGTCCCCGCCGAGCTGCAGGGCCGAGTGGCTTCCGTGAACATGGTGGGCGTCTTCGGCGGCATGGTGATCGGTCAGGCCCTGGGCGGTGTGATCGCCGAGATCTGGGGCCTCACCGCACCCTGGTGGTTCGCGTTCGGCGGTGCGGCGATCACCCTGCTGCTGGTGTGGAAGCCGATCTCGCAGATCGTGTCTCAGTCGGCGAAGGCTCCGTAG
- the mgrA gene encoding L-glyceraldehyde 3-phosphate reductase, which yields MTESPRFRPDVPELHRPYAADESRYQQFEYRQVGTSGLFLPPISLGLWWNFGDNIPLDNQRALLRHAFDRGITHFDLANNYGPPYGSAEKNFGRIFAEDFRPYRDELIISSKAGWDMWPGPYGDFASRKYILRSAEQSLTRMGLDHVDIFYSHRADPVTPIAETVGALDTLVRQGKALYVGISSYSAERTAEAVAVARELGTPLVIHQPAYSILNRWVEDGLTETLEQSGLGAIAFTPLAQGLLTDKYLGDGTAERAQKRGSLPDAPLSEASLETLRALNQVAKDRGQSLAQLALQWSLRNPVVASALIGASRPEQLDENIAAVNGPTLTTEELARIDELAGAIDVNLWATSSEL from the coding sequence GTGACCGAGTCTCCGCGCTTCCGCCCCGATGTCCCCGAGCTGCACCGTCCCTACGCCGCAGACGAGAGCCGCTACCAGCAGTTCGAGTATCGGCAGGTCGGGACGTCCGGTCTGTTCCTGCCGCCGATCTCCCTCGGCTTGTGGTGGAACTTCGGCGACAACATCCCGCTCGACAACCAGCGGGCCCTTCTGCGGCATGCCTTCGACCGGGGCATCACGCACTTCGACCTGGCCAACAACTACGGCCCGCCGTACGGCTCGGCCGAGAAGAACTTCGGGCGCATCTTCGCCGAGGACTTCCGCCCTTACCGCGACGAGCTGATCATCTCGTCCAAGGCCGGCTGGGACATGTGGCCGGGCCCGTACGGCGACTTCGCGAGCCGCAAGTACATCCTGCGCAGCGCCGAGCAGTCGCTCACCCGCATGGGGCTGGACCACGTCGACATCTTCTACTCCCACCGCGCCGATCCGGTGACGCCGATCGCCGAGACCGTCGGTGCGCTCGACACGCTCGTGCGTCAGGGCAAGGCGCTGTACGTGGGAATCTCGTCCTACAGTGCCGAGCGCACCGCCGAGGCCGTGGCGGTCGCGAGAGAACTGGGTACGCCGCTGGTGATCCACCAGCCGGCCTACTCGATCCTCAACCGCTGGGTCGAGGACGGTCTGACCGAGACTCTCGAGCAGTCCGGGCTCGGTGCCATCGCGTTCACCCCCCTCGCGCAGGGGCTGCTCACCGACAAATACCTCGGTGACGGCACAGCCGAGCGGGCGCAGAAGCGTGGCTCACTGCCCGACGCGCCGCTTTCGGAGGCTTCCCTCGAGACACTTCGTGCGCTGAACCAGGTGGCGAAGGACCGCGGTCAGTCGCTCGCCCAGCTGGCACTGCAATGGTCCCTCCGCAACCCGGTGGTCGCTTCCGCGCTGATCGGGGCCTCGCGCCCGGAGCAGCTCGATGAGAACATCGCCGCCGTGAACGGTCCGACCCTCACCACCGAGGAGCTCGCCCGGATCGACGAGCTCGCCGGAGCCATCGACGTCAACCTGTGGGCGACCTCGTCGGAACTGTGA
- the rsmA gene encoding 16S rRNA (adenine(1518)-N(6)/adenine(1519)-N(6))-dimethyltransferase RsmA: protein MTVTLLGATEIRRLAAELDVTPTKKLGQNFVVDANTVRKIVQAAHVRPGERVVEVGPGLGSLTLAILEAGASVTAVEIDHRLAARLAQTAAEHGVDPDMLTVVDADALRITELPGQPSVLVANLPYNISVPVLLHFLENFSYLQRGVVMVQAEVAERLAAKPGSKIYGSPSVKAAWYGEWKLSGNVSRQVFWPVPNVDSLLVGFDRSEGERGSEEERRRTFQIVDAAFNQRRKMLRQALSGIFGSSAAASEVLTAAGVAPTGRGEDLTVEDFQRIAQAAPSIAEEATGANLAR from the coding sequence ATGACCGTCACCCTGCTCGGCGCCACCGAGATCCGCCGCCTTGCCGCCGAGCTCGACGTCACCCCCACCAAGAAGCTGGGGCAGAACTTCGTCGTCGACGCGAACACCGTCCGCAAGATCGTCCAGGCGGCCCACGTCCGCCCGGGAGAGCGCGTGGTCGAGGTCGGTCCAGGACTCGGATCGCTGACCCTCGCGATCCTCGAGGCCGGAGCATCCGTGACCGCTGTCGAGATCGACCACCGACTCGCCGCCCGCCTAGCCCAGACCGCGGCGGAGCACGGTGTCGACCCCGACATGCTCACGGTCGTGGATGCGGATGCTCTGCGCATCACGGAGCTTCCCGGGCAACCCTCGGTGCTCGTGGCGAACCTGCCGTACAACATCTCGGTGCCGGTGCTGCTGCACTTCCTGGAGAACTTCAGCTACCTGCAGCGCGGCGTCGTGATGGTGCAGGCAGAAGTCGCCGAGCGGCTCGCTGCGAAGCCGGGATCCAAGATCTACGGTTCACCGAGCGTCAAGGCGGCGTGGTACGGCGAGTGGAAACTCTCCGGAAACGTGTCCCGTCAGGTGTTCTGGCCGGTACCGAACGTCGACAGCCTGCTCGTCGGTTTCGACCGCTCCGAGGGGGAGCGCGGCAGCGAGGAGGAGCGCCGACGCACCTTCCAGATCGTCGATGCCGCCTTCAACCAGCGCCGCAAGATGCTCCGGCAGGCGTTGTCCGGAATCTTCGGCAGCTCTGCGGCGGCATCCGAGGTGCTCACCGCCGCCGGAGTCGCTCCGACCGGCCGCGGCGAGGATCTCACCGTGGAGGACTTCCAGCGCATCGCGCAGGCGGCTCCGTCGATCGCCGAAGAGGCCACAGGCGCTAATCTGGCACGGTGA